A stretch of Cucumis sativus cultivar 9930 chromosome 2, Cucumber_9930_V3, whole genome shotgun sequence DNA encodes these proteins:
- the LOC101206004 gene encoding peroxisome biogenesis protein 12: MLFQVGGQGTRPTFFEMAAAQQLPASLRAALTYSIGVLALRRPFFHKVLDYEDEFFSLLMLVLETHSLRTTDASFSESLYGLRRRAVNVQVKKEDARSVSGDGIQHRGLEKHQKVLSVAFLVVLPYFKSKLHSIYNKEREVRLQASLWGDDNEGFNDAEIYEVRGDNVVPTRTLGVETSVRARVMKKFQKIVGSCYPWLHASSEGLSFAYQLLYLLDATGFYSLGLQVIGVHVCRATGQELMDTSSRISKIRSHERERLRGPPWLKAIQGGLLTCLYTMLDYAQTGLIAAVFFFKMMEWWYQSAEERMSAPTVYPPPPPPPPPKVAKEGIPLPPNRTICPLCSDKRANPSVVTVSGFVFCYTCIFKYISQYKRCPITLMPANVDHVRRLFHDM, from the exons ATGTTGTTCCAGGTTGGAGGTCAAGGGACTCGTCCCACTTTCTTCGAAATGGCCGCTGCTCAGCAGCTCCCTGCCAGTCTTCGTGCCGCTCTCACTTACTCTATCGGC GTCTTAGCTCTAAGAAGACCATTCTTTCACAAGGTGTTAGACTATGAAGATGAGTTCTTTTCTTTGCTAATGCTAGTTCTCGAAACGCATAGCTTACGAACTACAG ATGCTTCTTTTTCTGAATCCTTATATGGCTTAAGAAGAAGAGCTGTAAATGTACAAGTAAAGAAGGAAGATGCTCGTTCAGTCTCTGGTGATGGTATTCAACATAGAGGATTAGAAAAACATCAAAAAGTTCTTTCTGTTGCTTTCTTG GTTGTATTGCCTTATTTCAAATCAAAGTTGCACTCAATTTACaataaagaaagggaagtCAGGCTTCAAGCAAGTTTATGGGGTGATGATAATGAGGGGTTTAATGATGCTGAAATTTATGAAGTAAGAGGTGACAATGTTGTTCCTACTAGAACTTTGGGAGTTGAAACATCGGTAAGAGCACGGGTGATGAAGAAATTTCAGAAAATTGTTGGTTCTTGTTACCCTTGGCTTCATGCAAGTAGTGAAG GTCTATCGTTTGCTTACCAACTGTTATATTTGTTGGATGCTACTGGATTCTATTCACTGGGACTGCAGGTCATTGGAGTTCATGTCTGTCGGGCTACAGGACAAGAGctg ATGGACACATCATCTAGAATTTCAAAGATACGAAGCCATGAACGTGAGCGACTACGTGGCCCTCCTTGGTTGAAG GCAATACAAGGAGGCCTCCTTACTTGTTTGTACACGATGCTAGATTATGCACAGACCGGATTGATTGCAGCcgtatttttcttcaaa ATGATGGAGTGGTGGTACCAATCTGCTGAGGAACGAATGTCTGCACCAACTGTATACCCCCCACCACCTCCTCCTCCACCTCCAAAG GTAGCCAAGGAAGGGATTCCACTGCCGCCCAACAGAACAATTTGCCCTTTGTGCTCAGATAAACGAGCAAATCCATCAGTTGTCACTGTCTCTGGCTTTGTCTTTTGTTACACTTGCATCTTCAAGTATATTTCACAA TACAAGCGCTGCCCAATCACATTAATGCCTGCAAATGTCGATCACGTTAGGAGGCTCTTTCATGATATGTGA
- the LOC101219759 gene encoding eisosome protein SEG2, with protein MRCFLPCFGHSKCRKPTKSSLRIPPSSNHILKASEGVCALEQAKKEVVDVCLVDLNNDSLEKLEERIKLCDTTEKACPIIEDDKIVVPTEEVEHNLDDIKIEEKSGREDDESRGSSNLSNAFSIPLNHRYAVCQNSDDDEEFVEEMDHLGEQEEERKDDADNDDGDGENKLLIKQESSESLFSLSLGSRKQVFTFEADENEINSPDPSHHSLDLQLDKASSDKISICQIENVDSVLKPIENVTHCLNAAKVATLPLVHHLEKENINLEQDCDVLISPEPTFRSMRKLKESRSDLKHVEDEIAVDTSLSNWLVESETTPKSKSNSSSIGNSPMWTKNSAKSYEDRPILGALTLEELRQFSASSTPRRYRSRSPEETPIIGSVGSYWSHTGQDADSNPGSSCRGPKTTRRNREEERVNWNSTPFLERLDMALASNSAEV; from the exons ATGCGCTGCTTTCTACCTTGTTTTGGCCATTCTAAGTGCCGAAAACCCACAAAGTCCTCCCTTCGGATTCCACCTTCTTCAAATCAT attcttAAAGCTTCTGAAGGTGTTTGTGCGTTGGAGCAAGCGAAGAAAGAAGTGGTTGACGTGTGTTTGGTTGACCTAAATAACGATTCTCT GGAGAAACTTGAAGAGCGGATTAAGTTGTGTGACACGACTGAAAAAGCATGCCCAATTATTGAGGATGATAAAATAGTGGTTCCTACTGAGGAAGTTGAACATAATTTGGATGACATTAAGATAGAGGAAAAGAGTGGAAGGGAAGATGATGAATCAAGAGGAAgctcaaatttatcaaatgcATTCTCCATACCTTTGAATCATAGGTATGCAGTTTGCCAAAAcagtgatgatgatgaagaattTGTAGAAGAAATGGACCATTTAGgtgaacaagaagaagaaagaaaagatgatgCTGATAATGATGATGGGGATggagaaaataagttattgattAAGCAGGAATCTTCAgagtctctcttttctttgtcaTTGGGTTCAAGGAAACAAGTTTTTACATTTGAAGCTGATGAGAATGAGATCAATAGTCCAGATCCAAGCCATCATTCCCTTGATCTTCAACTCGACAAGGCTTCATCGgacaaaatatcaatatgtCAGATCGAGAACGTCGATTCTGTTCTTAAACCAATTGAGAATGTTACTCACTGTTTGAATGCTGCAAAGGTGGCAACACTACCACTAGTTCATCATCTAGAAAAGGAGAAtatcaatttagaacaagatTGCGATGTACTGATCAGCCCAGAGCCTACTTTTCGTTCAATgagaaagttgaaagaaagTCGTAGTGATTTAAAGCATGTCGAAGATGAAATCGCAGTAGATACCAGCCTTTCAAACTGGTTAGTTGAATCTGAAACCACACCAAAATCCAAAAGCAATTCTAGCTCCATTGGAAACTCACCTATGTGGACAAAAAATTCAGCCAAAAGCTATGAAGATAGGCCAATTTTAGGAGCATTGACACTAGAAGAGCTTAGACAGTTCTCTGCATCGTCAACTCCGAGGCGATATCGAAGTCGGAGTCCTGAGGAAACACCCATCATAGGCAGTGTTGGGAGTTATTGGAGTCATACAGGACAGGATGCAGATTCCAATCCAGGCTCGTCTTGCCGGGGACCAAAAACGACTAGGAGAAACCGAGAG GAAGAGAGAGTCAACTGGAATTCCACCCCATTTCTAGAAAGATTGGACATGGCTTTGGCATCAAATTCTGCTGAAGTTTAG